The following nucleotide sequence is from Tardiphaga alba.
TCGATCGCGGTCGTCAGCGCCCGGTCGAAATACTTGCGGTTTCCGAGTGCGGTGAGAGGGTCGGTCAGGCTCTCGGCGCGGATGGCTTCGAGGCTCTGCTGCAACACGCTGACTTCGCCGCGCGAAGATAACAGGCGCTCTTCCAAGGCCTTGTTGTTGTCGTGCACCTCGCGGGTGGATTTCACCAGGCTCTCGATCACCGCCTTGATGGCCGCGGGATCGCGGGCGACGGCGAGTTGCTTGCCGGCGCCGCTCAGGCTCGCATTGAAATCGACGGTCAGGTTGAGCGCATCGTTGATCAGCGTCATCACGTCGTCGATTTCGCCGATCACGCGCGAGCCGACCTGGTCGATGCGGTCGGTGACGCGGGCTTGGGACAGATAGGTGTCGTGGATCTGGTCGAGATCGGAATCGCTGAGCCGGCCATTGCGGGCCAGTGTCTCGTTGATCACCTTGTTGAGCGCCGGATTGTAGCCGGTCGCATAGACGTACCAGATCTCGTAGTTACGCGGGATAGCTGGCTGGCGCAGTGAGCGGATCTGCCCAAGCGCGATGTCGGCGAACGCCAATGTGCGTTCGATGTCGTCGAGGTTTGCGGTCACGTCCTGTGTCCCCACAAGCGGCGCCAAACGCGCCGCCCTCAGCTGCGAAATTGCTAAAATATCGCAGTGAGACTAGGGCAGGTGTGTGAATCGAAGGTAAATAGAGCCTGAAAATGCTACCTACGCGCGTGCCCGGATCGGGCGCAGCAGGAAGGCGGGCAGATGCGAGTGATCACCGGGCTCGAAGTCCTCTTCGCGGCGCGGACGCGGGGCCTGCGGACGGCCGATCGAAGGCGGCAGTGCAGCATTCGATGCTGCAGCGGGCTGCTGCTGGCCGCCATTGCGATCCTCGTTAGGACGACGCTCACGACGTGGCTTGCGCTCGCGCTGAGCTTCGTTCTCGGGCGCACGGGCCTCGTTCGCGGGAGCGCGGGGTTCGCGCTCGGCGCGCGGTGCACGCTCGGGACGGGCGGAACGCTCACGGCGGCCATCGCGGCGACCGCCACGCGGCGCATCGTCATTGGCTTCGCGATTGCCGCTGCGGCGGCGCCCCGAACGCGGGGCCTCGCCCTCGGCGGATTCCTCGTGGGCCGGCATGGCGTCGAGAGCGGCGCTTTCATGCTTGGCGATTGAGGTGCCGATCAGCTTCTCGACGGCGGCCATGGACTTCTGGTCCGAGGGCGACACCAGCGAGATCGCAAAACCGGTGCGGCCGGCGCGGCCGGTACGGCCGATGCGGTGCACGTAATCGTCGGAATGGTGCGGAATGTCGAAATTGAAGACGTGGCTCACCGCGGGAATATCGAGGCCGCGGGCGGCGACGTCGGAGGCCACGAGGATTGGGATTTCGCCCTTGCGGAACTGATCCAGCGCGGCGAGGCGGGCGGATTGCTCCATGTCGCCATGCAGCGCGCCGACGGCGAAACCGTGCTTCTGCAGCGATTTGGCGAGCGTTGCCACTTCGCGCTTGCGGTTACAGAAAATGATCGCGTTTTTGAGGTCTTCGGCCTCGCGGAGCAGCGTGCGGAGCACGTCGCGCTTCTGCCAGTCGTCACGGGAGACGGCGACCTGCGACTGGGTGATGGTGGCGGCGGCGGTCGCGGGCTTGGCGACTTCGATCTTCACCGGATTATGCAGGAAGGTCTCGGTGATGCGGCGGATTTCCGGCGGCATGGTCGCCGTGAAAAACAGCGTCTGGCGGGTAAACGGCACCAGCTTGCAGATGCGCTCGATGTCCGGAATGAACCCCATGTCCAGCATGCGGTCCGCTTCGTCGATCACCAGCAATTCGACGCCGGTGAGCAGCAGGCCGCCGCGTTCGGTGTGGTCGAGCAGGCGGCCCGGGGTGGCGATCAACACATCGACGCCGCGGGTCAGTTTCATGTCCTGGTCGCCGAACGAGACGCCGCCGATCAGCAGCGCGACGTTGAGCTTCTGGCCGGCGCCGTATTTGTCGAACTGCTCCTTCACCTGAGCGGCGAGTTCGCGGGTTGGTTCGAGGATCAGCGTGCGTGGCATGCGGGCGCGGGCGCGGCCCTTTTCGAGCATGGTCAGCATCGGCAGCACGAAGGCCGCAGTCTTGCCGGTACCGGTCTGGGCGATGCCGAGCACGTCCTTGCGGGCGAGGGCGTGGGGAATCGCCTGTTCCTGAATGGGGGTGGGGGTGGTGTAGCCAGCGGCCGTGACGGCGGCGAGAACCTTGTCGGACAGGCCGAGATTGGAAAAGGACATTGAGCCTCTGTTATGGGGCCATGATGCTATCGCAGAACGGTGTATCGCTCATTCGATGCCGGTGCGAGATCATGCCTCTGGTCGAAACCGCCGCTTGGATTCTCGGAAAAACCATCACGCCTACCCCCGGAGCGGCACGCAAACATGCACGGGGATCGCTGGGCGCTGACAGGCGGCTTACTCGAGATATCGCGTTTCGATACCGGGCCGCTTCGAGGCGGAACATAGGCCCGAATCCCCCAAAGTCAATCCGCAGGGAGTGGAACTGCCCCAAAAGCTTAATGTTTTCGGCGAAATTCCGCTTCTGGATCGGCCTCATACCGCATCTGCACAGTGACGGGCAGGTCGCCGGCCTCGTTCGCCGGCGGCATCGCGGGTGGGCCGTCCGGTCGATGGCTGCTCCATTCGACGAAGGCGCCGACAGTGCCGATGGCGGCCGTCGCCAGAACGATCTCGCCGGGCGCGCCGATGGCAAGGGCGATCAGGCCGACAGCCCAAAGCGCAGTGATAAAGCCGATCGCGATCCGGAGCGACGTGGGTATGTTGATCATGGCGCTACCGAGTATACCGCACGTGCTCATGGGTGTAGTTCAGAGAGGCTCGCCTAAAAATTGCACGCAAAAATGTTCTCCAGAGTCAGTGGCTGCTGGAGGTTGGTCTCATGGCGGATGAAGCGATGTCCTGATATTGGGATGTCGATGACCGGATTTCTTCTGAAGAAATTCTGATATCGTCAAATTTACCGCCAAGGTTTATTGAGACCGCCTTGGACAGGTCAGCTATCTCGGGGGGCTGCGGTGTTTCGCTTTGCTGATTTCATCATCGATGTGCAGCGCGCCGAATTGCGCCGCGTGGATGGCGACATCATCAAGCTCAGGCCCAAGCCTTTCGATATGCTGGCGTTTTTTGTCAGTAACGCCGGTCGCGTGGTGGCCAAGCAAGAGCTCATGGAGCGATTCTGGCCGGGGGTTCATGTCGGCGAGGACAGTCTCTTCCAGTGCATCCGCGAAATCCGCGCGGCGCTCGGCGATGGGCGACGCCAGATCCTGCGCAACATTTCCGGACGCGGTTATCTGTTCGAAGCCGAGGTGGCCGATCTTGATGCTGGCGGCATAGCAGCGGCCGCGCCGTCGCAAGAGGCGAGGGTTGTCGACGGGCAGAGCGACGGTCACCCTGCGATCACCCCGGTTGACATAGGGCCTATCGACGACGTCGTGTCGGCACGGCGCCCAGCGCCAGCGCGGCGATGGTCGATTGCCGCCGCGGTTGTGATCGCTGCCAGCATGGTCGTGATTGGCGGGCTGGCTGTTGCGATTCCGCTCTTCAATGGCGGCACGATCGCGTCGCGCGCGGGCCCGACAGTATCGGTGACACCGATCGTTTCGCTGAGTGACGAACCGGACATGCGCACATTGGCGGTCGGCGTGACCGATCGTCTCGGCGCAGGCTTGGCGCGCATCGAGAATATCCGCGTGGTGACGCCGATGCAGGTCACGGCACGGGCGTCACTCGAGCCGACACGCGCGACTGTCCCCGACTATGTCGTCAATGCCGAACTTACGAAAAA
It contains:
- a CDS encoding GGDEF domain-containing protein — encoded protein: MTANLDDIERTLAFADIALGQIRSLRQPAIPRNYEIWYVYATGYNPALNKVINETLARNGRLSDSDLDQIHDTYLSQARVTDRIDQVGSRVIGEIDDVMTLINDALNLTVDFNASLSGAGKQLAVARDPAAIKAVIESLVKSTREVHDNNKALEERLLSSRGEVSVLQQSLEAIRAESLTDPLTALGNRKYFDRALTTAIETAQKRGEPLSLLMLDIDHFKSFNDNYGHLTGDQVLRLVGMSLKQTIKGQDITARYGGEEFAVVLPNTPLRQALTVADHIRRAVMSKELKKKSTGEILGRVTISVGVSMLQNGDDMDTLIGRADACLYAAKRNGRNRVICEVDPEYQSEITFQVA
- a CDS encoding DEAD/DEAH box helicase → MSFSNLGLSDKVLAAVTAAGYTTPTPIQEQAIPHALARKDVLGIAQTGTGKTAAFVLPMLTMLEKGRARARMPRTLILEPTRELAAQVKEQFDKYGAGQKLNVALLIGGVSFGDQDMKLTRGVDVLIATPGRLLDHTERGGLLLTGVELLVIDEADRMLDMGFIPDIERICKLVPFTRQTLFFTATMPPEIRRITETFLHNPVKIEVAKPATAAATITQSQVAVSRDDWQKRDVLRTLLREAEDLKNAIIFCNRKREVATLAKSLQKHGFAVGALHGDMEQSARLAALDQFRKGEIPILVASDVAARGLDIPAVSHVFNFDIPHHSDDYVHRIGRTGRAGRTGFAISLVSPSDQKSMAAVEKLIGTSIAKHESAALDAMPAHEESAEGEAPRSGRRRSGNREANDDAPRGGRRDGRRERSARPERAPRAEREPRAPANEARAPENEAQRERKPRRERRPNEDRNGGQQQPAAASNAALPPSIGRPQAPRPRREEDFEPGDHSHLPAFLLRPIRARA